A region of the Melitaea cinxia chromosome 1, ilMelCinx1.1, whole genome shotgun sequence genome:
AAAGATTGGATGCTGTTAAATCAAAGAAGCTTACAACACCATTGCCATAAGCTATGACTAAGAATGAACAATCAGGACTCCACACTACTTTTCTCCATTGTGAGTAGGCATCCCGAGCCACTGTAAGAATATTCcaaaaggataaaaaaaaaagttaacttatAGCAATTCAGAACCCTTTTATTAAGTTGATTATACATTGTGCTTAGGACCACTGCCTAATTTAATAAGTTACATAAttcaaaaaagtttattaggtatattttattttttcaaaaataaaaatgccaTGTAGTAGCAAAGccactaaattaaattaactaaattacacaatttaaataaaaatctttataaagaGGCTTTctaaaatttatcataaaagtTTTATCTTTCTGGTTCACTTTATActggaaataaaataatttgatggggggggagagggtgggaaacgctacccctggtaccactgtcacacctcggaaccccatggttatggagatatccatggttaaagttttgaggttagaagaagaatttcgaaagttagaggaacgcttggctccggcactacgggaagtgcagcccttgcgtgcgaaagcacgctcactcatgctccgtacaaaaaaaaaccgaattatggggtttttgggtgtggagggtggagggtgtaggggaatctatacaaggtaacactgtcatacctcaaaaccccatggttatggagatatccatggttaaagttttgaggttagaagaagaatttaaagctattataatacctttgagctcgtactgtttgcattgtgtgacaaatcgacacttaaacaaaataacgcgtcagacatgatattctaataaaattagtaacattgcgtgctagaatataggtttagaaattcgaaaaatacccaaaaccgaatcggagcaccccactgtccacgtggtcttggtctgtcctacccctagagtgttttttttgtgccgcggaggcgcgaagggagggcagccctcgcccgccgtgcgaaagcgcgcgaacgaatgcgtagaggagacggagcatgagtgagcgtgcttccgcacgcaagggcggaagggctgcacttcccgtagcgccggagccaagcgttcctctaactttcgaaattcttcttctaacctcaaaactttaaccatggatatctccataaccatggggttccgaggtgtgacagtggtatcaggggtagcgttccccaccctctcccccccatccccccacggtcccgaaattcggttttacctaatctaaagctttaccaattTGTTTAATAGGGTGATCTCcactaataattttttcaatattaaaagtatgttaaaagaggaagatatttttttttttttacctgtaGTCCTAGCTGCAATTGTGGAATACTCTGATCTCTTAGTTCGAATTTCTAATATATTGTCTGTTAGAACTGCTATGACTTTCCCTTCATCTCCTAAAGCTATATGCCATTTCTGTTGCTTTTCtttatgccttttttatttaaaaaaaatacacataattaattaaataaaaaagactgTCATTTGTAATTTAACAAtttcaacttaattttttttctctacttACGCAGTTATACTATCAATTAAACTTTTCTTTGCTCCaaaaaactttaaccatcgccATAAGCTCGATATATTCTCTGGCAATATACTGTCAGGCttttgctaaaaataaaatcatgacTAGTGAATTTTCCTTtcgttaaaaatgaatataaatatatataatgaaatatttaaaatttataagccTACCAAATATTCTGGTTCGGGTTTCCATTCAGAAAACACATAAAGTTCATgcaaaattgatttattttcagACATTGcgggtttattatttaattaaccgcaccatataattattgaaaaatgtatatatattttattacatattaatatattatacagatTTTCAGCAATTAATTTATGATATAGGTACTGTATTGAATTGTTGTACTTCTTTGTTGGCATTACAAGTGACACAGTAGTTAcgtcttaaaattaaattattgattattttcatTGATATCAATCTATGAAAACTCAAATTACAACATTTCGAGgatatttcgtaaaaaaatggATATATAACCaagaagttaataataaacatgaACAAATACGAGTATCGAAAGggcaaaattgtaataaatcaaACCTATTAACTATAAGAAACTACAccttaattttaaaactgaaaCTAGACTGTCAAGCTTTGAGAATGAAGTACAGGCTAATTCAGAAATTGTCAAAGTCATATGTTTCTGTAGTTCAATACTGTATATAGTTCAGTTTGGTTTTAAATTAAGcgtgatttataattattttcaaacatttaaGACAATGAATATTCTAAGTGATGTATATAGAAAAGTGAGTATTCTAGACACCTTAGAATGTCGCTAATCTTTACATAGTATGctcccgctgtctgtatacttagatctttaaaactacgcaacggattttgatgtggttttctttagtaaatagagttattccagaggaaggtttatatgtattataacatgcataatatagtagaggaacactgatagttcttgcaaccgtgcgaatccggggcgggtcgctagtttactaaaaaatttatatttttctttacagaGTTTGGTTGAAAACGAccgaaatatttgtttttgggaacaatatttacaaaacctCGAAGCTCTTGACTTTAGTGTATATTCGGAAAAATTAAAAGTGCCAATACTAGTTCCTATAGGAAACAAGATTCTATTTAGAGGAGCTCTTCAGCATACTAATGAAGTGACCGTTGCACTCGGAGCAGACTACTTCGCTAAATGTTCTGTAAAACAGGCTGAAGTGTTGAGGCAACGTAGAATTGCAGGTatcattaacaaatatttattttaaactagctgtctTAACTTCAtactgccatttttttttttaatatatatagagcTTGTCCTGGTGGATAACCAATAGTTTAGTACAGTGATTCAGAAGTTATGTGTGTATATACTTTTCTGCTATTCAAATGTATTTGAAAAAGTTATTCCTAATATCCATTCACATTATTCAATACAATACTTATTCCAACAGATGCAAAATCTAAACTAGAACaatacaataaagaaaaaaattatcttgAAAGTCAGATTTCATTTGGTAAAGAGAATCTTTATGGTAATCCTGGCCAAGATATAATTGAAACCTGTACTGAAGAAGAGGATCAAGCTTGGAGAAAACAACACAGAGAGAGAGTAAAGAAATACAATCAGAGTAAAGATAAAAAACAGGAAGTTGCCAGCCAGGATGAAATCACTGACGATGAACTGTGGCTAAGATTAGAAGAACTAGAGTTACAAGAAGAATTAGAAAATGATTATGAGAATACAAGAGATTATGAGAAAACAGAGGAAAACGAACCAGAAAGTGATGACAACAGTTTTGACTCCTTCATTATTAAGGTAGATGATGTCAGTAATACTCAAACAGACTTAGAAAAAACGGAAGCTCACATCATAAAAACCATTCCAGAACAAGCACCCAAGATAGGCCTGATCCAGCAAGttatagacagacaaaaaatgttgGAAAGCAAATTAAATGAGATGAAAAACAGAGAAAGAACACAAACTAAAACTGAGGAGGATTTACTATCTAGGTTAGATGAAATAGAGCAGCTTGATGAAGTCGAAGACGAAAtgaataggtatataatttgtCAAATACAATAACATTATATGTAACTATTAGAATTATAGGAGAAAGGACAGAGAttaacttgacattttttttacataatttacaatTGAAGTATGTCCATACTATCTTACCTTATTCTCTCTACAATTATTTGACACTCTTTGTATTCAAACTTTCTcttaaatatagttatattattgAAATCTAGAAATTACTATgaatgttattaaaatgtatttaaattgtgGTTTCAGGTTGGAAGATATGATAGAAGGTAGTAGTGAAGATGAAACAGAAGTAAAAGAAATTGAAGCAtctcctaaaattaaaaaaagcattacATTTGCTGATGAAGACAGTGAGAcgttagaaataatatttaaacattcaGATGTTCAACCATCTAAAGAACCTTACAAATCAGATAAAGGAATCACAAAACCTAGTGATATCTATGAGGCTTATTCAAATTTGTTTATTACAGAAACAACATCAATTCTTAGAAAATCTAAGTATGAAATTGACCTTAATgttgaaaacaataattatattttcgaaGACCCACAACCTGTAAGTCCTGTAATAGAAAAACCAGAAAACCAAACCATTCATGTAAAAGATGTTAAAGAAATCACAGATCAGAATCAAATAAAAGTAGATAGTGACAACAGACCTACAAGTCTATTCAAAAAGAGAAGACAGCAACAAAAAACGTAatcttaattttgaattttcataCATTTCAATAAAAGACAATTATAACCCCAACCTTTTTTTGTACTACCCCTTTATTCAAAGTTTACATTAAATCCCTTAATTATCATCACATCCCAGAGGCATAATTGTACCTATTCGTTTGTTAATGACAGATTTAAGTGACAAGTGTTCGGGAGGGGCGGGAGGTGACTTTTTCGCATGCAATTACTATATACTATAAGTACGacgtaagtaaaataaatgtataattgtaATCAACCGTCAACGTAAATTTTAATGCTTTTTCGATAGAATGTGCGCGTTCCACCTAAGGTCCACAACGCCATCGATTACGACTGTTGATTTTTCTgttccactaacgtaaaaaaaacCGCAATCGTTATAGGCGAATTTTATAACTGGAACGCATATTTAGGCGCTGTCAAGTGTCAGGTATCAgttgtgtgctcgcaatatggcaGCATGGTAAAACCATGCAGCTGCGAGGGTTGTGTTGTTGGGAATATTTCGCATGGATtagagtaaaacttaattcaacgtGGATTCCCAAGAatttatcgttgcgtttttgCATAATCGAATGAAAGATAACTTTCACAATGtgacattgacagttgtttttttttttaattcccgccacattttaatgaaagccaactgacccacctatattttgtgAGCGATATGGTTGGGTacagtgacgtcatctatgacgtcgagTGATCGCTCGGGACGACCACAGGACTTAGGTGGCACAGCAGAATGGAATGGAGCTTAGTGGAACGAGGCCAATATTGATAAAAGGTTGATGTTTCTGcatgtaaaaatgtaaatttaaattattttaatacgtgtaCACAATCGATACACCCAATCATTTGAAAATTCAGCGATATCATAAAACCCTTGCTTTACTTTGTTTACATCACTTTGAGTTGTAAggaacttaaaaaaatctttcattttTCATGCCAATAGGGCACTAGCCAATAGGCACTTTAACTACAATTCTAGATACAGACTGTTGGCAAATATCCATGACTATACTTTACCTTTCAGTTTCTGTAAAGATAAAGGTTACTTTTTAGTAAATGGCGGTAGGACCATAGTAAGGTCGAGTACTAAATAGTCCTCTAGTACCTCTCTTCCTCTAGTACCTGtctgaagacaaaagtcttcaacCAGTGTGTGTTGCCAGTGATGACATATGGATCCGAGACGTGGTCACTAAATATAGGCCTCATAAGAAGGCTTAAAGTCACTCAGCGGGCGATGGAGAGGGCAATGCCGATCCGTAGGAGAACCAAGGTAACCGACATTGCTCGAAGGATTGCACagctgaagtggcaatgggcagGACACATAGCTCGACGAACCGATGGCCGATGGGGCGGAAAGGTTCTTGAGTAGCGACCTCATACCGGGTGCCGCAGCGTTGGCAGGCCCCCCGCGAGGTGGACCGACAATCTGGTCAGGGTCGCGGGAAGCTGCTGGATGCGtactgcgcagaagcgattgtCGTGGAAAGctttaggggaggcttatgcccagcagtgggcgtctttgagctgatgatgatgacctcTCTTCTTACGATGACTCAGGTCAGGTTCCAACATTGCTAATATTACGTGTTTTACTTACTGTATAAGGTGTAAGCCTATACCGAGAATAAAATTCAGATGCGTATTTCATAAAAGGATCTGAAAAGTCGCGTAAATACAGCCTTGGTCCTGATTCTCTAAGTCTTCTTGAATAATTCACAAATTTTTCTAAATCAGCGCCGCGTGCGTTGCGGACACTTAGTGGAACGCGGCCTTATTTAAATCTGTAGTTCGTaatcgtttaaatttaattatatactttattattattatatactttattgcactaaaaataatgtacagagaatttatacaaaaaagttgatggcaaaggtggacttatctctagaagagatctcttccagtcaaccaatgttcatgagagagagtgtcatatagcggggaacacagtgcaagaattaataacgtaatagctaaagaactgtaatatattacatacttacaggtataaatacaggtataatacaatttaattgaagtatatatattttttatagtaatcaTTAAACCATATAGACTCTTTGATTAAACTTAAACGTCTCTGAGTGCGGCAGTAAATTATAAAGTGGGTTAGTATATACtaaaatccttctcctacatagggaaaaaggcctatgcccagtagtgggatattaccggCTAAAACGTATAAAgcgaatatattaaaaaaaattacagtagcTCCTTGGTACAGTTTGCAGTATCTACTCTCCTTGCCGCCCCGAGTCTGGTTttaatatatgaatttattgaTGTAGTTATTGAtgaagctttagattaggtaaaaccgaatttcgggaccgtgggggatgggggggggtggggaacgctacccctggtaccactgtcacacctcagaaccccatggttatggagatatccatggttaaagttttgaggttagaagaagtaTTTCGAAaattagaggaacgcttggctccggcgctgcggaagcacgctcactcatgctccgtctcctctacgcattcgttcgcgcgctttcgcacggcgggcgagggctgccctcccttcgcgcctccgcggcacaaaaaaaacactctaggggtaggacagaccaagaccacgtggacagtggggtgctccgattcggttttgggtatttttcgaatttctaaacctatattctagcccgcaatgttacttattttattagaatattatgtctgacgcgttattttgtttaaaagtgtcgatttgtcacacaatgcaaacagtacgagctcaaaggtattataatagctttaaattcttcttctaacctcaaaactttaaccatggatatctccataaccatggggttttgaggtgtgacagtgttaccttgtatagattcccctacgccctccaccctccacacccaaaaaccccataattcggtttttctaattcggttttacctaatctagatcttagcctagTTATTTTTCTATCTCGTATTCCATTAGAAATacagattttaatatttgtaaataagttaacaataaacaacaATAAGGCAAGATATATTAACTGAGCCGCATTATGCTCTGTAATTGGAAAAAGAGCTATTGCATTTTAGTTATtccaaaatcatttatttttttatttttctatgctTTGCATATGACAGTTATGACATTGACGAACTAAAGAAAACAGCTCACAGCAATAGTAATTGCAGGCGAATTATAGGTTATGtctttgatatattatttataatttatctttgtataaataaagaaaaaaattatactcatTCAGTATTTATACTGTGCACAATGCTGTCTCGTAATATGAGATTTTTAGCGCGACGTTATTCTCAAGCGGTTACATTTAGAACAACAGAATCTTCACCTGTAagtacttaatattattttgtaagtaaatagatattaaatttgatagaaaattaattgataattcgtcatatcttaatttaaatttgctaTTGTTTTCAGT
Encoded here:
- the LOC123665489 gene encoding unconventional prefoldin RPB5 interactor 1 gives rise to the protein MNILSDVYRKSLVENDRNICFWEQYLQNLEALDFSVYSEKLKVPILVPIGNKILFRGALQHTNEVTVALGADYFAKCSVKQAEVLRQRRIADAKSKLEQYNKEKNYLESQISFGKENLYGNPGQDIIETCTEEEDQAWRKQHRERVKKYNQSKDKKQEVASQDEITDDELWLRLEELELQEELENDYENTRDYEKTEENEPESDDNSFDSFIIKVDDVSNTQTDLEKTEAHIIKTIPEQAPKIGLIQQVIDRQKMLESKLNEMKNRERTQTKTEEDLLSRLDEIEQLDEVEDEMNRLEDMIEGSSEDETEVKEIEASPKIKKSITFADEDSETLEIIFKHSDVQPSKEPYKSDKGITKPSDIYEAYSNLFITETTSILRKSKYEIDLNVENNNYIFEDPQPVSPVIEKPENQTIHVKDVKEITDQNQIKVDSDNRPTSLFKKRRQQQKT